From Gimesia panareensis, the proteins below share one genomic window:
- a CDS encoding arylsulfatase, with protein MKRRRFILSMLVFLICLASQQIQAKEQRQPNIILIMADDQGYWDTEVAGNPHIETPTLKQMAAEGVTFNHFYANMVCAPTRAGLMTGRHYLRTGLYNTRFGGDTLGSSETTIAQVLKSAGYRTGLFGKWHLGRYSQYQPHRRGFDHFFGHYHGHIERYSNPDQVVVNGQPVETRGYVTDLFTSAAIDFIKRDQQQPFFCYLAFNAPHSPFLLDTTHFGQPEGDKLIEKYLAKGLPLREARIYGMVERIDQNLDRLFKTLKEQGLDEETLVIYTSDNGGVSRAFKAGLKGGKGSAYEGGTRVPFVVRWPGKIPAGKQTDAMVAQIDLFPTFCELAGVSVPEGIELDGKSILSLMKQGGGESPHEYLYHTWDRYTPNPWHRWSIHGPRFKLVGHDPQGKKKQQEPAGQLYDLSADPGETKDVSQKYPEVASRLRNEFHRWFDDVTKGQIYQPAAIPLGDPLESVVELQPSWAILTGDGIEYSFDGYDWDTLDGWKSNQSTAHWQLDVLQPGRYTVELSYGYRSEPPATGALQLAVGEQSLECALPMTTSQNVFMRTKAGTLELKQGKQKLTIRAAKPEGIRGLRLNSIWLKALSD; from the coding sequence ATGAAGAGACGACGTTTTATCCTGTCGATGCTTGTATTCTTGATCTGCCTGGCCAGTCAACAGATTCAGGCGAAAGAACAGCGACAGCCCAACATCATTCTGATCATGGCCGACGATCAGGGTTACTGGGACACCGAGGTCGCAGGCAATCCGCACATTGAAACGCCGACTCTGAAACAGATGGCCGCTGAGGGAGTCACTTTCAACCATTTTTATGCGAACATGGTCTGTGCACCGACGCGGGCCGGCCTGATGACGGGGCGACATTATCTGCGAACCGGTCTCTATAATACGCGGTTTGGCGGTGATACCCTGGGCAGTAGCGAGACGACAATCGCACAGGTCTTGAAATCAGCCGGCTACCGGACCGGCCTGTTCGGGAAATGGCATCTGGGGCGTTACTCGCAATACCAGCCGCATCGGCGGGGCTTCGATCATTTCTTCGGGCATTACCACGGACATATCGAACGCTATTCGAATCCGGACCAGGTGGTTGTGAATGGACAGCCGGTTGAGACGCGTGGCTATGTGACGGACCTGTTTACCAGTGCGGCGATCGACTTCATCAAACGCGATCAGCAACAACCCTTCTTCTGTTATCTCGCCTTTAACGCGCCGCATTCTCCCTTTCTGCTCGATACAACCCATTTCGGTCAACCCGAAGGGGATAAGCTGATTGAGAAATATCTGGCGAAAGGGTTGCCGCTCCGTGAAGCACGTATCTACGGCATGGTGGAACGCATCGATCAGAATCTCGACCGGTTGTTCAAAACCCTGAAAGAACAGGGGCTGGATGAAGAGACGCTGGTGATTTATACCAGCGATAATGGTGGTGTCAGCCGGGCCTTCAAAGCGGGTCTCAAAGGAGGCAAGGGAAGTGCCTATGAGGGAGGCACCCGGGTGCCGTTTGTGGTCCGCTGGCCCGGGAAAATCCCGGCAGGGAAACAGACTGACGCAATGGTGGCTCAGATTGATCTGTTCCCCACCTTCTGCGAACTCGCGGGAGTCAGTGTCCCGGAAGGAATAGAACTGGATGGAAAGTCGATTCTCTCGTTGATGAAGCAGGGGGGAGGCGAGTCTCCACACGAGTACCTGTATCATACCTGGGACCGATATACCCCCAATCCCTGGCATCGCTGGTCGATCCATGGACCGCGGTTCAAACTGGTAGGACATGATCCGCAGGGCAAAAAGAAACAACAGGAGCCGGCGGGACAGTTGTATGACCTCTCTGCCGATCCGGGAGAGACGAAAGATGTGTCCCAAAAATACCCTGAAGTGGCTTCCCGGCTGCGCAATGAATTTCATCGCTGGTTTGATGATGTCACCAAAGGGCAGATCTATCAGCCAGCTGCGATTCCCCTGGGAGATCCCCTGGAGTCCGTAGTGGAACTGCAGCCCAGCTGGGCTATTTTAACCGGGGACGGCATCGAATACTCATTTGATGGTTATGACTGGGATACCCTGGACGGCTGGAAATCCAATCAGAGTACTGCCCACTGGCAACTGGATGTGCTTCAACCGGGACGTTATACGGTGGAACTCAGCTATGGCTATCGCTCAGAACCGCCCGCTACAGGCGCGCTGCAACTGGCTGTGGGGGAGCAAAGCCTGGAGTGCGCACTCCCCATGACGACCAGCCAGAATGTCTTCATGCGAACCAAAGCTGGCACGCTGGAGCTGAAACAGGGAAAGCAAAAGCTCACCATCCGCGCTGCGAAACCGGAGGGAATTCGGGGATTGCGGTTGAATTCGATCTGGCTCAAGGCATTGTCGGACTAA
- a CDS encoding sugar phosphate isomerase/epimerase family protein, producing MNDQLNRRDFSKQLLGTACSAALAGSTLAAGTKKPQKPFQLNYIVASCMYGTLPLETILQETPKTGAQYLEIWAKRHGNQREQIDELGVEKTKQLFDKYNVKLGSFTCFKYGLFNMQGEMDLVKQLGGDMVICNSGGPKGLKGAELKAAIKKFAEKLKPHVDAAAEKGVIVGLENHGGGLINDPDTQLWLMEMLPAKNFGIALAPYHLEQDPEMMARLIRDLDERLVHFQAWQHGMGCMKKLPKEQELLQLPGHGDLNFVPVLAALKQIDYQGRTEIFMHPVPRGIPILPTAEQVTAEINRSRAYLENCLKQV from the coding sequence ATGAACGACCAACTCAATCGTCGTGATTTTAGTAAACAGCTTCTGGGAACAGCCTGTTCAGCGGCTCTGGCAGGGAGCACGCTGGCAGCTGGGACGAAGAAGCCTCAGAAACCGTTTCAACTGAATTACATCGTCGCATCCTGCATGTATGGGACCTTGCCACTGGAAACCATTCTGCAGGAAACTCCCAAAACCGGGGCACAATATCTGGAAATCTGGGCGAAGCGGCATGGAAATCAACGAGAGCAGATTGACGAACTCGGGGTAGAGAAAACGAAACAACTGTTCGACAAATATAACGTCAAGCTGGGCAGTTTTACCTGTTTCAAATACGGCCTGTTCAATATGCAGGGCGAAATGGATCTGGTCAAACAGCTGGGCGGCGACATGGTGATCTGCAACAGTGGCGGTCCCAAAGGATTGAAGGGGGCTGAACTGAAAGCGGCGATTAAAAAGTTTGCCGAAAAGCTGAAACCTCATGTAGATGCTGCTGCCGAGAAAGGCGTGATCGTCGGTCTGGAAAATCATGGCGGCGGATTAATTAATGATCCGGACACACAACTCTGGCTGATGGAAATGCTCCCTGCGAAAAACTTCGGTATTGCCCTGGCCCCCTATCACCTGGAACAGGATCCGGAAATGATGGCCCGATTGATCAGGGATCTGGATGAACGACTGGTGCACTTCCAGGCCTGGCAGCACGGTATGGGCTGCATGAAGAAACTGCCCAAGGAGCAGGAGCTTCTGCAGTTACCAGGCCATGGGGATCTGAATTTTGTTCCTGTCCTGGCAGCACTCAAGCAGATTGATTATCAGGGGCGAACCGAGATCTTCATGCACCCGGTTCCCCGGGGGATTCCGATTCTTCCCACTGCGGAACAGGTCACCGCTGAAATCAACCGCTCGCGCGCCTATCTGGAAAACTGTCTGAAGCAGGTCTGA
- a CDS encoding phytanoyl-CoA dioxygenase family protein, whose translation MSVSSGIITEDHKRQFQEEGYFILEKVIPEEHLQIIRDACAHLIDLMHQEMDRLGTDHIHISHRGKRYHIAKKFDQAPRLTEYVFGDLMAEICKATIGDTAYLFYDQYVVKAAEKGIKFSWHQDSGYLGFRHRPYVTVWAAVDDMTVENGTVDVLPYSTVGIRSLVEHIRDPETGDKTGYFGKEPGVTAVVPAGSLAVFSSLTFHRSGANTTDKMRRAYVTQYSPEPIYDPETGQPKHLAVPFLQGGDRVIA comes from the coding sequence ATGTCAGTCTCATCCGGGATCATCACCGAAGATCATAAACGGCAGTTTCAGGAAGAGGGTTACTTCATTCTGGAGAAGGTTATCCCCGAAGAGCATTTACAGATCATTCGGGATGCCTGCGCGCATCTGATTGATCTGATGCACCAGGAAATGGACCGCCTGGGGACTGATCACATTCATATCAGTCACCGGGGCAAACGCTATCATATTGCCAAAAAATTTGATCAGGCACCGAGACTGACCGAATATGTCTTTGGCGATCTGATGGCGGAGATCTGTAAAGCCACCATTGGGGATACTGCATATCTGTTTTACGACCAGTACGTTGTGAAAGCGGCTGAGAAAGGCATCAAGTTTTCCTGGCACCAGGATTCAGGCTATCTCGGGTTTCGTCATCGTCCCTATGTGACTGTCTGGGCAGCCGTCGATGATATGACGGTTGAGAACGGAACTGTCGATGTTTTGCCTTATTCAACAGTCGGTATTCGTTCCCTGGTAGAACATATCCGGGATCCGGAGACCGGAGATAAAACCGGTTACTTCGGCAAGGAACCGGGCGTGACAGCGGTGGTCCCCGCGGGAAGCCTGGCGGTTTTCAGTTCACTGACCTTCCATCGCAGTGGAGCCAACACGACCGACAAGATGCGTCGGGCCTATGTGACACAGTATTCACCTGAGCCCATTTATGATCCGGAGACTGGGCAGCCCAAGCATCTAGCGGTGCCGTTTCTGCAGGGCGGGGATCGCGTAATCGCTTAA
- a CDS encoding Gfo/Idh/MocA family protein yields MTSRKQSRRSFMKTAAAGLPLACLAPGVFVNTARAASKSRNANERLKIGSIGMRYQGSVIADKAQEYGDIVAIADVDREIAEKARKQFGGKATLFEDYREMLEKADIDVVTIGAPDHWHTKMLIDACRAGKDVYCEKPLTLTVDEGKILNRVVKDTKAVVQVGTWQRSDHRFRQAVEMIHDGRIGNLKKVTVTLSKNKTGGPFKPEPVPSVLNWDLWQGQTPDVPYIKERCHYTFRWWYEYSGGQMTDWGAHHIDIAQWGAGMQDTGPVDIEGTATFPHVENGYNVALDYHLKARYANGVVLEVNDTGRTGVMFEGDQGRMFVNRGTIAGKPVEDLKQNPLPREKFKIYAHDNLSRPPRMGKLDAIVNHMGNFFDCIETRETPISSVQNQHRSVSVCHIGNISQRLGRKLTWDPEREQFVGDDEANTWLKREQRKGYEITDS; encoded by the coding sequence ATGACTTCACGGAAACAGTCTCGTCGATCGTTTATGAAAACTGCCGCAGCCGGGTTGCCTCTTGCCTGTCTGGCGCCGGGGGTATTTGTGAATACGGCCCGCGCCGCCAGCAAGTCGCGGAATGCGAATGAGCGATTGAAAATCGGTTCGATTGGAATGCGTTACCAGGGATCGGTCATTGCCGATAAAGCTCAGGAATATGGCGACATCGTCGCGATTGCCGATGTGGACCGCGAGATTGCGGAAAAAGCCCGCAAGCAGTTTGGTGGTAAAGCGACGTTGTTCGAAGATTACCGCGAAATGCTGGAAAAGGCGGATATTGATGTCGTCACGATCGGGGCACCGGATCACTGGCATACCAAGATGCTGATTGATGCCTGCCGGGCCGGGAAAGACGTTTACTGCGAAAAACCGCTCACACTGACCGTCGATGAAGGCAAGATTCTGAATCGGGTGGTGAAGGATACAAAAGCTGTCGTGCAGGTGGGAACCTGGCAGCGGAGTGATCACCGTTTCCGCCAGGCAGTCGAAATGATCCACGACGGGCGGATCGGGAATCTGAAAAAAGTGACTGTCACACTCAGCAAAAACAAGACCGGTGGCCCCTTCAAACCGGAGCCGGTACCTTCGGTGTTGAACTGGGATCTCTGGCAGGGGCAGACGCCCGATGTGCCTTACATCAAGGAACGCTGTCATTACACGTTCCGCTGGTGGTATGAATATTCGGGCGGCCAGATGACCGACTGGGGCGCACATCATATTGATATCGCCCAGTGGGGAGCCGGTATGCAGGATACCGGTCCTGTGGATATCGAAGGAACCGCCACCTTTCCACACGTGGAAAACGGTTACAACGTTGCCCTCGATTACCATCTGAAAGCCCGCTATGCGAACGGAGTGGTGCTGGAAGTAAACGACACCGGTCGGACCGGTGTGATGTTTGAAGGGGATCAGGGGCGAATGTTCGTCAACCGGGGCACCATTGCCGGTAAGCCAGTCGAAGATCTGAAACAGAATCCGCTGCCTCGCGAAAAGTTCAAGATCTATGCTCACGACAATCTCTCCCGACCGCCGCGGATGGGTAAGCTGGATGCGATCGTCAATCACATGGGGAACTTCTTTGACTGCATTGAAACACGCGAGACGCCGATCTCCAGTGTCCAGAATCAGCATCGATCCGTCTCGGTCTGTCATATCGGGAATATCTCTCAGCGCCTGGGCCGTAAACTGACCTGGGATCCTGAACGGGAACAGTTTGTGGGAGATGACGAAGCCAATACCTGGCTCAAACGCGAACAGAGGAAAGGATATGAAATCACTGATTCCTGA
- a CDS encoding DJ-1/PfpI family protein — protein sequence MNKVLIIVGDATETVDTLYPYYRLIEGGYEPVVAAPEKRRYQMVLHEVKPGWTITKEWEGYSIEADIAFKDIKEEEYLGIFFSGGRAPEYIRDDEDLIRITQHFFETGKPIASVCHGVEIPARAGCVKGRRMATVPKCQFDLEVCGGIFVNEPCVIDGNLVSGRTYHDHGQYMGPWMKMLDEAQSQY from the coding sequence ATGAATAAGGTGCTGATCATCGTTGGTGATGCAACTGAAACTGTCGACACGCTCTATCCCTATTATCGTCTGATTGAGGGAGGGTATGAACCTGTAGTGGCGGCTCCCGAAAAGCGTCGGTACCAGATGGTGCTGCACGAAGTCAAACCAGGCTGGACCATTACCAAGGAGTGGGAAGGATATTCGATCGAAGCGGACATCGCCTTTAAAGATATTAAAGAAGAAGAATACCTGGGCATCTTTTTCAGTGGTGGTCGGGCACCGGAATACATTCGTGACGATGAAGATCTGATCCGTATCACACAGCATTTCTTCGAAACCGGCAAGCCGATCGCTTCAGTCTGCCACGGTGTGGAAATTCCGGCACGGGCTGGTTGCGTCAAGGGACGTCGTATGGCGACAGTCCCCAAGTGCCAGTTTGACCTGGAAGTGTGTGGAGGCATTTTTGTGAATGAACCGTGTGTGATTGACGGGAATCTTGTCAGCGGTCGTACCTATCATGACCACGGTCAATACATGGGACCCTGGATGAAAATGCTGGATGAAGCCCAAAGCCAGTACTAA
- a CDS encoding XylR family transcriptional regulator: MASSSIPHVALLIETSRSHGRGLLNGIRQFIAENEEWSVFLMPRSLDSQIPDWISRWKGDGILSRTISQEMADAITASGIPTVELRSTKLKHSFPFLGIDNRAMGRLVAEHFLERGIRHFGVYEIGIEVYFEERRDNYIQTIEEAGFEVSVFSGAEDSEAPREWEKHQEQMANWVRGLPKPVGIMACTDQLGFWLLDACDRAGISVPDEVAVVGVENDEILCMMARPPLSSVAFNSARIGYEAAALLSRLMKGEPTPEEPFMIDPLGIVTRQSSDVVAVDDPDLARALRFIRENACRGIQVVDILKQVPLSRTALERQMKAAIGRSPKAEILRNQLERAKELLASTELSLAQISERVGFRHAQHFSTIFKEKLGETPGAYRAKMH; encoded by the coding sequence ATGGCATCCTCTTCGATTCCACATGTTGCCCTGTTGATTGAAACCTCCCGTTCCCACGGGCGGGGGTTATTGAATGGTATCCGCCAGTTTATTGCGGAGAATGAAGAATGGTCCGTGTTCCTGATGCCCCGATCACTGGATTCCCAGATTCCAGACTGGATCTCCCGCTGGAAGGGGGACGGCATCCTCAGTCGCACGATCAGCCAGGAGATGGCAGATGCAATCACCGCCTCGGGGATTCCGACCGTGGAACTGCGGTCAACCAAACTCAAGCACTCGTTTCCCTTCCTGGGGATCGACAATCGGGCGATGGGGCGATTGGTGGCAGAGCATTTTCTGGAACGGGGGATTCGCCACTTTGGGGTCTACGAAATCGGGATCGAAGTCTATTTTGAGGAACGCCGGGATAATTATATACAGACGATTGAGGAGGCGGGTTTCGAAGTCAGCGTCTTCTCGGGAGCCGAAGATTCCGAAGCACCGCGCGAATGGGAAAAACACCAGGAACAGATGGCCAATTGGGTGAGGGGGCTTCCCAAGCCGGTGGGAATCATGGCATGCACCGATCAGTTGGGGTTCTGGCTCCTGGATGCCTGTGACCGGGCCGGTATCTCTGTGCCTGACGAAGTGGCTGTGGTGGGAGTCGAAAATGACGAGATTCTCTGCATGATGGCGCGACCGCCTCTCTCCAGCGTCGCCTTTAATTCTGCCCGGATCGGTTACGAAGCGGCTGCTTTGTTGAGCCGGTTGATGAAGGGAGAGCCGACTCCAGAGGAGCCGTTTATGATCGACCCTCTGGGGATTGTGACCCGACAGTCCTCCGATGTGGTGGCTGTGGATGATCCAGACCTGGCCAGGGCGCTGCGGTTCATCCGCGAGAATGCCTGTCGTGGAATTCAGGTAGTAGATATTCTCAAACAGGTTCCGCTGTCTAGAACCGCACTCGAACGTCAGATGAAAGCTGCCATTGGACGCTCACCTAAAGCAGAGATTCTGCGCAATCAACTGGAGCGCGCCAAAGAGCTGCTTGCCTCTACAGAGCTGTCACTGGCACAGATTTCGGAGCGCGTCGGTTTTCGGCACGCACAGCATTTCAGCACGATCTTCAAGGAAAAACTGGGCGAAACTCCCGGTGCCTATCGAGCAAAAATGCACTGA
- a CDS encoding GNAT family N-acetyltransferase yields the protein MSYFIKPAEPGDFLEVAALDRNAWPAEPDTFIPDGEHAWRLWCEYATVLIAVEPQEDNQEFVVGALLMFPTNTSEIFLHKIMVHPDYRSRGIGSALMKQALQDAQDVVLLTVNPENSPAVRLYESFGFQIRTRVDGYYRPHEHRLIMEFKPTP from the coding sequence GTGTCCTACTTCATTAAACCGGCAGAGCCGGGTGATTTTCTGGAAGTGGCCGCTTTGGACCGCAACGCCTGGCCCGCAGAACCAGACACCTTTATCCCGGATGGCGAGCATGCGTGGCGTCTCTGGTGTGAGTATGCGACAGTTCTGATCGCCGTCGAACCACAGGAAGACAACCAGGAGTTCGTAGTCGGAGCGCTGTTGATGTTTCCTACGAACACCAGTGAGATTTTTCTGCATAAGATTATGGTCCATCCCGATTATCGTAGCCGGGGGATCGGCTCGGCCTTGATGAAACAGGCACTGCAGGATGCGCAAGATGTCGTTTTGCTCACTGTGAATCCTGAAAACAGCCCTGCGGTCAGACTGTATGAAAGTTTTGGCTTTCAAATACGGACTCGAGTAGACGGCTACTACCGTCCTCATGAACATCGTCTGATCATGGAATTTAAACCTACTCCCTAA
- a CDS encoding glycerol-3-phosphate dehydrogenase/oxidase — protein MNQSERALILGAGINGVAIARELLLNDMPVTIVEQGDLSQGATSKSSRLIHGGLRYLEYGDFSLVSESVHERGILLNLAPHLVKPLRFAVPLSHRISGIPSSGLRFLSGFRVPGVTWLTSRFSFSSERGLYLVDIGLSLYDWFASKGNLPKHSVHNVGETGLPQINADKFRWMACYSDAQMRFPERFVVALLHDCQRIASEKGVEFELLTYHQVKLKERTAQIRSLQADSQSEREFIPKVIINASGACGDLTLEQMEVSSPRLMGGTKGSHIVTFHRGLNEALGDKAIYSEASDGRLVFILPFGDSTLIGTTDVRVEGNPLDVTASPEELEYLVGMVNMVFPQVGLTTDDINLHYSGVRPLPYQPEGKAASISRDHSLKEYEGPYGWIVTLVGGKLTSWRAFAEKVSDRILRKMGKSYFSQSKTRLVPGAEGYPQTEDIFKAEVDRLAEKYQLPPESIRSLWTLQGTHLEEILDSLTEFSPELLRGTSLPRQYVLWTIQNEWAETLGDLVERRLMLVFAETLTEETLRDLADCLVEAGKVLSDQVPDLIQSYQTHLDHFYGKAVVST, from the coding sequence ATGAATCAATCAGAGCGGGCACTCATCCTCGGAGCTGGCATCAATGGGGTTGCCATTGCCCGGGAACTGCTGCTCAATGACATGCCGGTTACGATTGTGGAACAGGGAGATTTGTCGCAGGGGGCGACTTCCAAATCTTCCCGCCTGATTCATGGTGGACTCAGATATCTGGAATACGGTGACTTTTCCCTGGTCAGCGAGTCAGTTCATGAACGGGGCATTCTGCTAAACCTGGCTCCCCATCTGGTGAAGCCGCTCCGTTTCGCAGTTCCACTCTCTCACCGCATCTCAGGAATCCCCTCGTCCGGTCTGCGGTTTCTCAGTGGTTTCAGGGTTCCCGGCGTGACCTGGCTGACCTCCCGTTTTTCCTTCTCCTCAGAACGGGGACTCTACCTGGTCGACATCGGCCTTTCCCTGTATGACTGGTTCGCCTCCAAGGGGAACCTTCCCAAACATTCCGTTCATAACGTGGGTGAAACAGGACTGCCTCAAATCAATGCAGATAAGTTTCGCTGGATGGCCTGTTATTCCGACGCGCAAATGCGGTTCCCCGAGCGATTCGTCGTCGCGCTCCTGCATGACTGCCAACGGATTGCCAGCGAAAAAGGGGTCGAGTTCGAACTGCTCACCTATCACCAGGTTAAGCTGAAAGAACGAACCGCTCAAATTCGTAGTCTGCAGGCAGATTCACAATCAGAAAGGGAATTTATCCCGAAAGTCATCATCAACGCTTCTGGTGCCTGTGGCGACTTGACGCTGGAACAGATGGAAGTCTCCTCTCCGCGGCTGATGGGAGGGACGAAAGGCAGCCATATTGTTACCTTCCATCGTGGGTTGAATGAGGCGCTGGGGGACAAAGCGATCTACTCCGAGGCGAGCGACGGTCGCCTGGTCTTTATCCTTCCCTTCGGCGACTCCACGCTGATCGGCACTACCGACGTCCGCGTGGAAGGGAATCCTCTGGATGTGACTGCCAGCCCAGAGGAACTGGAATATCTGGTCGGCATGGTCAACATGGTCTTCCCTCAGGTTGGACTGACAACCGACGACATCAACCTGCATTACAGCGGTGTGCGTCCCCTGCCCTATCAACCAGAAGGTAAAGCCGCCTCAATCTCACGCGACCATTCCCTGAAAGAATATGAAGGTCCTTACGGCTGGATCGTCACCCTGGTGGGGGGGAAACTGACCTCCTGGCGGGCCTTCGCAGAGAAAGTATCGGATCGCATCCTGAGAAAAATGGGGAAGAGCTATTTCTCGCAATCCAAAACACGCCTGGTTCCGGGAGCCGAGGGGTATCCGCAAACTGAAGATATTTTCAAAGCGGAAGTGGATCGCCTTGCTGAGAAATATCAACTTCCCCCAGAGAGTATCCGGTCCCTCTGGACTCTGCAGGGAACTCACCTGGAAGAGATCCTCGATTCCCTCACAGAATTCTCACCCGAACTACTCCGTGGAACTTCGCTGCCGCGACAATATGTGCTCTGGACCATCCAGAACGAATGGGCGGAGACTCTGGGCGACCTCGTTGAGCGGCGACTAATGCTCGTCTTCGCAGAGACGCTAACTGAAGAAACACTCCGGGATCTGGCTGATTGTCTCGTTGAAGCGGGTAAAGTACTATCCGATCAGGTTCCGGATCTGATACAATCTTATCAAACGCATCTTGATCATTTTTACGGTAAAGCGGTTGTCTCCACGTAA
- a CDS encoding carbon-nitrogen hydrolase family protein, which translates to MNPSRRLLKVIVFSAALCSLSWLVSPLRAGEPAPNGWQQVAMREAVKPEFTYLPHGSFDGKGALVIAAAPNQAESHGAWIKTFPVKGGQGYRFHVWRKTEQLTVPRRNAVVKITWLDKKGNLIPARVQGADDKVRPVFPADGTTNQAGWTEVTDVYPVPVEATQAKVELHLRWASQGRVLWSLPELTPEAAPSQRIIRLASAHLRPRNGKSAMANCRQFAPLIAEAGRKKADLICLPECLTMCGTGLDYADVAETIPGPSTEYFGKLAKEHNLYIVAGLLEKSENLVFNTAALIGPDGKLVGKYRKVCLPREEIEHGISPGHDYPVFDTRFGKLGMMICWDVHFPEVARNLANNGAEVIAMPIWGGNPTLAKARAIENQVFLVTSTYTDPNRDWMKSTIIDKEGNLLSIGKDWGTLVYADVDLSQPKLWRFLGNFRERIYRERPVEGFVEPAESR; encoded by the coding sequence ATGAATCCGTCCCGCAGACTTTTGAAAGTCATCGTATTCAGCGCTGCCCTCTGTTCTCTTTCGTGGTTGGTATCTCCACTCCGGGCTGGTGAACCTGCTCCCAACGGCTGGCAACAGGTCGCGATGCGGGAAGCGGTGAAACCGGAATTCACCTATTTACCGCACGGGTCCTTTGATGGAAAAGGAGCACTGGTGATCGCCGCTGCCCCGAATCAGGCGGAGTCACATGGAGCCTGGATCAAAACATTCCCGGTCAAGGGAGGACAGGGCTACCGCTTCCATGTCTGGAGAAAAACCGAACAACTTACCGTCCCGCGTCGGAATGCAGTCGTAAAAATCACCTGGCTCGATAAAAAAGGGAACCTGATTCCCGCTCGAGTGCAGGGAGCAGATGACAAAGTGCGCCCCGTTTTTCCCGCCGATGGTACCACGAACCAAGCTGGCTGGACCGAAGTGACTGATGTGTATCCAGTTCCCGTCGAAGCGACGCAAGCCAAAGTGGAACTGCATCTCCGCTGGGCCAGCCAGGGACGAGTGCTGTGGAGTCTACCGGAATTGACCCCCGAAGCCGCTCCCTCACAACGAATCATCCGGCTGGCGTCTGCTCACCTGCGTCCCCGGAACGGAAAATCGGCAATGGCGAATTGCCGGCAGTTCGCCCCGCTGATCGCGGAAGCAGGCCGCAAAAAGGCAGACCTGATTTGCCTGCCGGAGTGCCTGACCATGTGTGGTACAGGACTGGACTATGCCGACGTGGCAGAAACAATCCCCGGCCCCTCTACCGAATACTTTGGTAAACTCGCGAAAGAGCATAATCTTTACATCGTAGCGGGCCTGCTGGAAAAATCAGAAAACCTGGTCTTTAATACAGCTGCCTTAATCGGCCCCGATGGCAAGCTGGTGGGCAAATACCGGAAAGTCTGCCTGCCCCGTGAAGAAATAGAGCATGGTATCTCGCCTGGCCATGACTATCCGGTTTTCGACACCCGCTTCGGAAAACTGGGGATGATGATCTGCTGGGATGTGCATTTTCCGGAAGTAGCCCGTAACCTGGCTAACAACGGCGCTGAAGTGATTGCCATGCCGATCTGGGGTGGCAATCCCACGCTCGCGAAGGCACGGGCGATCGAAAACCAGGTCTTTCTGGTCACCAGCACCTACACCGATCCCAACCGGGACTGGATGAAATCGACCATCATCGACAAAGAAGGCAACCTGCTCTCCATCGGAAAAGACTGGGGGACGCTGGTCTATGCTGATGTGGATTTATCACAACCCAAACTCTGGCGGTTCCTGGGCAACTTCCGAGAGCGAATCTACCGCGAACGCCCCGTGGAAGGCTTTGTGGAACCGGCTGAATCACGGTAA